From Candidatus Brocadiaceae bacterium, the proteins below share one genomic window:
- a CDS encoding tetratricopeptide repeat protein → MHQIDQIIQQYINDTLQGKDPDLEGIVRKYPDLAGEIRKRVKNYENINNLFDYLTGKEESDRIEHQLIGQRLGDFEILELIGTGGMGAVFLAKQLSLDRQVALKVISDARGAYGKTLERFKREANTLAKISHPNIVPIYEVGQQGPYSYFAMEYVNGPSLDKILTHIRNADPEEIPSAIFSQSLKDHTIIKTTPLSDKPIMREIDKGYITAMSRIIIDVAMALDYAHKKGILHRDIKPSNILIDATGKAKVVDFGLAKAETTQTITVTGELFGTPHYMSPEQIRQPDTVDCRSDVYSLGATFYECLTLHLPFEGYTITETFEKVFSHEAIPPRKFCPKISSDLNTILLHSINKNPNDRYSSAADFANDIKNALDLKPIIAKKSSLRLRVYKKLARNKLKATLIFFMIGLLVSVSYRPLSSLMKSLPHNIQQKLDLATTDFKSQRFNDAIIKYTEYLALKPDADIQVYFNLAECFRMVKKYIDAIEICKGVLKKDSKNIDAHVCLIRDYTEIRDYLSAKRHTIQALGIDPNNADVLSNMGFLYFNTEKYDDAIEVCKKAIEVKPDSASAYVYLGASYSRKGQTEKEVEVLENFLKATGKHYGVYQRLGMAYMDINRFQDAVDVFKIAVQIKPDEAHSCYLLAIAFHELKQYDKATEYYLKTIELDSDYAIHIYPYIAYCYFSLDSYYDAIGYFKEILKLNAKNEDAWYGLGSSYHRLKNFNEAINCYEKTIQLNPERVSVYDDLIGACEKLGRYDTAVEYAVKAAKLTPNGMLPIICINAWGYRLSQYTTAFEHYLQEKEGELDGRTKGLMYYCLGEAYFANGHNEKAKDAYISSCDIYKNLLESSPEDHYAYWGLGSSYYGLKEYDKAIKAYQQVIQSGPDSPANYVKLAFLYATCPEAKFRNGKAAVELAEKAIKLANKESDVCLSVLAAAYAENGNFVEAVRFQQRAIDITDNEKVKNEYEKRLIAFKNKNTWIK, encoded by the coding sequence GATCTAGCTGGTGAAATCAGGAAAAGAGTTAAGAATTATGAAAACATTAACAACCTGTTTGATTATCTCACGGGAAAGGAGGAAAGTGATCGAATTGAACATCAGCTTATAGGTCAAAGGCTTGGTGACTTCGAGATACTTGAGCTGATAGGTACTGGTGGTATGGGAGCGGTTTTTCTTGCAAAACAACTCTCCCTGGACAGACAGGTAGCGCTTAAGGTGATAAGCGACGCAAGGGGCGCCTATGGCAAAACCCTGGAGAGATTCAAAAGAGAAGCAAATACGCTTGCAAAGATTTCACATCCCAATATTGTGCCAATTTACGAAGTAGGACAGCAAGGTCCGTATTCCTATTTCGCGATGGAATACGTAAATGGGCCATCACTCGATAAAATCCTGACGCATATCCGCAATGCAGATCCTGAAGAAATACCCAGTGCCATATTTTCACAATCCCTTAAAGACCATACGATAATTAAAACCACTCCTCTTTCAGATAAACCAATAATGAGGGAGATCGATAAAGGGTATATTACCGCTATGAGCAGAATAATCATTGATGTTGCAATGGCATTAGATTATGCACATAAGAAGGGTATACTGCACAGGGATATCAAGCCGTCAAATATCCTGATTGATGCGACAGGAAAGGCAAAAGTAGTCGATTTTGGTCTGGCAAAAGCTGAAACAACGCAAACCATTACTGTGACAGGAGAACTCTTTGGCACGCCACATTACATGTCTCCTGAGCAGATTCGTCAACCGGATACGGTAGATTGCCGAAGTGATGTGTATTCGTTAGGAGCTACTTTTTATGAGTGCCTGACACTGCACCTACCTTTTGAAGGATATACCATAACTGAAACTTTTGAAAAAGTATTTTCACACGAAGCCATTCCGCCGCGAAAGTTTTGCCCAAAGATTTCCAGTGATCTAAATACCATCCTGTTGCACAGTATTAACAAGAACCCTAATGATCGATATAGCTCTGCCGCGGACTTTGCAAATGATATTAAGAATGCCTTAGATTTAAAACCTATCATTGCAAAGAAATCAAGTTTGCGGTTGCGGGTGTATAAGAAACTGGCCAGAAATAAATTAAAAGCAACACTAATATTTTTCATGATCGGTTTGTTAGTTTCAGTTTCTTACAGACCTTTATCTTCTTTAATGAAATCGCTTCCTCACAATATTCAACAAAAGCTTGACCTTGCGACAACGGATTTCAAAAGCCAAAGGTTTAATGATGCAATTATCAAATACACAGAATACCTTGCACTTAAACCGGATGCGGATATACAAGTATATTTTAATTTAGCCGAGTGTTTTCGCATGGTAAAAAAATATATAGATGCCATCGAAATTTGTAAAGGAGTCCTTAAAAAAGACTCTAAAAATATTGATGCCCATGTTTGTCTGATTCGTGATTACACTGAAATTCGCGATTATCTATCTGCCAAAAGACATACCATTCAGGCTTTGGGTATTGACCCGAATAATGCTGACGTTCTTAGCAACATGGGATTCTTATATTTTAATACGGAAAAATATGACGATGCTATTGAAGTGTGTAAAAAAGCAATTGAGGTCAAACCAGATTCTGCAAGTGCATACGTATATTTGGGCGCTAGTTATTCCCGGAAAGGCCAAACAGAAAAAGAGGTAGAAGTTTTGGAAAACTTCTTAAAGGCTACGGGCAAGCATTATGGTGTATATCAACGATTAGGAATGGCATACATGGATATAAATCGTTTTCAAGATGCAGTCGATGTTTTCAAAATTGCAGTGCAAATTAAGCCGGATGAAGCACATAGTTGTTATTTGCTTGCTATAGCCTTTCATGAACTGAAGCAATACGATAAGGCTACAGAATATTATTTGAAAACTATAGAGTTAGATTCAGATTATGCCATTCATATATATCCCTACATTGCGTATTGCTATTTTTCTCTCGATAGCTACTATGATGCAATTGGCTATTTCAAAGAAATCCTTAAATTAAATGCTAAAAATGAAGACGCTTGGTATGGACTCGGTTCCAGTTATCACCGTTTAAAAAATTTTAATGAGGCTATAAATTGCTACGAAAAAACAATTCAATTAAACCCTGAACGCGTTAGCGTCTATGATGATCTCATCGGCGCTTGTGAGAAATTGGGCAGGTATGATACCGCAGTGGAATATGCAGTGAAAGCAGCGAAACTGACACCAAACGGTATGTTGCCGATAATATGCATTAATGCCTGGGGATACAGGCTATCTCAATATACCACTGCCTTTGAGCACTATCTTCAAGAAAAAGAAGGCGAACTAGATGGCCGAACAAAAGGATTAATGTATTATTGTCTTGGTGAAGCATATTTTGCCAATGGTCATAATGAAAAGGCAAAGGATGCATATATTAGTTCTTGTGATATTTATAAAAATCTACTTGAATCCTCTCCTGAAGATCATTATGCCTATTGGGGATTGGGTAGTTCCTACTATGGCTTGAAAGAATATGATAAGGCTATAAAAGCTTACCAACAAGTGATTCAATCTGGTCCAGACTCACCGGCTAATTATGTCAAACTGGCCTTTCTGTACGCTACCTGTCCAGAAGCAAAATTTAGAAACGGAAAAGCAGCCGTTGAATTAGCGGAAAAAGCTATTAAACTTGCCAATAAAGAAAGCGACGTTTGTTTGTCTGTGCTTGCTGCGGCTTACGCTGAAAATGGCAATTTTGTTGAGGCAGTTAGATTTCAGCAAAGAGCGATTGACATCACAGATAATGAGAAGGTAAAGAATGAATATGAAAAAAGGCTTATCGCATTTAAAAATAAAAATACGTGGATAAAATAA